In Luteimonas viscosa, the following proteins share a genomic window:
- a CDS encoding Mth938-like domain-containing protein, translating to MQLVHEQPDFEFFLRGADGRGARVNDRRLDASFIVAPDRLLEHWPVTDALTLRVGDLEPLFALQPELVLLGCGETQAFPPQDVLAACLTRGIGLEAMTNAAAARTFNVLAGEGRRVAAGFIIGTTGAGDPT from the coding sequence ATGCAACTGGTCCACGAACAACCCGATTTCGAGTTCTTCCTGCGCGGTGCGGACGGCCGCGGCGCGCGGGTCAACGACCGGCGGCTGGACGCCAGCTTCATCGTCGCGCCCGACCGGCTGCTCGAGCACTGGCCGGTGACCGACGCGCTCACCCTCCGCGTGGGCGACCTCGAACCCCTGTTCGCCCTGCAGCCGGAACTGGTCCTGCTCGGCTGCGGCGAGACCCAGGCCTTCCCCCCGCAGGACGTACTCGCGGCGTGCCTGACGCGGGGGATCGGGCTGGAGGCGATGACCAACGCCGCGGCGGCGCGCACCTTCAACGTGCTGGCCGGGGAGGGGCGGCGCGTGGCCGCCGGTTTCATCATCGGGACGACCGGGGCCGGCGACCCTACCTGA
- a CDS encoding peptidoglycan DD-metalloendopeptidase family protein: protein MIGIGADTGAAVDREARNNTRRGITRLRAPAAALLALLLVTGCSSKVVRTQGGGSVPKVSTPKPGASVVVRRGDTLYRLAVNNGISPMDLALWNGVSPPYTIYPGQRLRLYPGTGSGSRSATRSSGTTQRPAVRPTQAPPQPSAPPPSSSRLGWRWPTDGQILNRFAAGDATRQGIDIAGRSGQAVRAAADGVVVYSGSGLVGYGELVIVKHDEQWLSAYGHNRTRLVNEGARVSAGQQIAEMGSTGAAREMLHFEIRYNGKPVDPLQHLPRR from the coding sequence ATGATCGGCATCGGCGCGGACACGGGGGCAGCGGTGGATCGGGAAGCAAGGAACAACACGCGGCGCGGAATCACGCGGCTGCGCGCGCCCGCGGCCGCGCTGCTGGCGCTGCTGCTGGTGACCGGCTGCAGCAGCAAGGTGGTGCGCACCCAGGGCGGGGGATCGGTGCCCAAGGTGTCCACTCCGAAGCCGGGCGCCAGCGTCGTGGTCAGGCGCGGCGACACCCTGTACCGGCTGGCCGTCAACAACGGCATCAGCCCGATGGACCTGGCCCTGTGGAACGGCGTATCGCCGCCCTACACGATCTATCCGGGACAGCGGTTGCGACTGTATCCGGGCACCGGGAGCGGGTCGCGATCGGCCACGCGATCCTCGGGCACGACGCAGCGACCCGCCGTGCGCCCGACCCAGGCGCCACCGCAACCTTCGGCGCCGCCACCCTCCAGCAGCCGTCTGGGCTGGCGCTGGCCGACCGATGGCCAGATCCTCAACCGCTTCGCAGCGGGCGATGCCACGCGGCAGGGGATCGACATCGCCGGCAGGAGCGGCCAGGCGGTGCGTGCGGCTGCCGATGGCGTGGTGGTGTATTCGGGTTCCGGCCTGGTGGGCTATGGCGAACTGGTGATCGTCAAGCACGACGAACAGTGGCTGTCGGCCTACGGCCACAACCGCACCCGCCTCGTGAACGAGGGCGCGCGGGTGTCCGCGGGCCAGCAGATCGCGGAGATGGGCAGCACCGGTGCCGCGCGCGAGATGTTGCACTTCGAGATCCGCTACAACGGCAAGCCGGTCGATCCGCTGCAGCACCTGCCGCGTCGCTGA
- a CDS encoding exopolysaccharide biosynthesis protein: protein MTDARAASGGDDASLGAQIAGMIARLPPDHVTLGELLELFGDEGLLLLCILLTLVFLIPVSIPGVSTVFGAAILLVGMSRLLGRQLWLPSRVRHRRLPSDRLRPGLAGGLRWVQRFEKLSRPHRLAVLVDGRAQDIVNNLAFILAALLLMAPFGFVPFSNTLPALALLAYAIGFIQRDGGAVLLGHLANLGTMVYFSVLIGGGGLVAQELFKRFTA, encoded by the coding sequence ATGACCGATGCCAGGGCCGCGTCCGGCGGCGACGACGCAAGCCTCGGCGCGCAGATCGCCGGCATGATCGCGCGCCTGCCGCCCGACCACGTCACGCTCGGCGAACTGCTCGAGCTGTTCGGCGACGAAGGCCTGCTGCTGCTGTGCATCCTGCTGACCCTGGTGTTCCTGATCCCGGTGTCGATCCCCGGCGTCAGCACGGTCTTCGGCGCGGCGATCCTGCTGGTGGGCATGAGCCGGCTGCTGGGTCGCCAGCTCTGGCTGCCGTCACGCGTGCGCCACCGCCGGCTGCCTTCGGACCGGTTGCGGCCCGGACTGGCCGGCGGGCTACGCTGGGTGCAGCGGTTCGAGAAGCTGAGCCGACCGCATCGCCTGGCCGTGCTGGTCGACGGGCGCGCCCAGGACATCGTCAACAACCTCGCCTTCATCCTCGCGGCCCTCCTGTTGATGGCGCCGTTCGGATTCGTACCGTTCAGCAATACGCTGCCGGCGCTGGCGTTGCTCGCGTACGCGATCGGCTTCATCCAGCGCGACGGTGGCGCGGTACTGCTCGGCCATCTCGCCAACCTGGGGACGATGGTGTACTTCAGCGTGCTGATCGGCGGCGGCGGACTGGTGGCGCAGGAACTGTTCAAGCGGTTCACGGCATGA
- a CDS encoding protein-L-isoaspartate(D-aspartate) O-methyltransferase — MTPRLRLQPEAIGLGMTSQRVRDRLIERLRGNGIADERVLNAIRTVPRHLFVDEALATRAYEDTALPIGHGQTISQPWVVARMTEALFAEGHTPSRVLEVGTGSGYQATVLAALGLEVHTVERIGDLLRVARKRFRSLGLNVRSKHDDGRVGWPENGPYDGILVTAGAPALVEALTGQLAPGGVLVAPVGAASAQQLLMLRREADGTIARRDLGPVVFVPLLSGTID; from the coding sequence ATGACGCCGCGACTTCGCCTGCAGCCCGAGGCGATCGGCCTGGGCATGACCTCGCAGCGCGTGCGCGACCGCCTGATCGAACGCCTGCGCGGCAATGGCATCGCGGACGAACGCGTGCTCAACGCGATCCGCACCGTGCCGCGGCACCTGTTCGTCGACGAGGCGCTGGCCACCCGCGCCTACGAGGACACCGCGCTGCCGATCGGCCACGGCCAGACCATCTCGCAGCCGTGGGTGGTGGCGCGCATGACCGAGGCCCTGTTCGCGGAAGGCCATACGCCCTCGCGGGTGCTGGAAGTCGGCACCGGCTCCGGCTACCAGGCCACCGTGCTCGCCGCGCTGGGCCTGGAAGTGCATACCGTGGAGCGGATCGGCGACCTGCTGCGCGTGGCGCGCAAGCGCTTCCGCTCGCTCGGCCTCAATGTGCGCAGCAAGCACGACGACGGCCGCGTCGGCTGGCCCGAGAACGGCCCCTACGACGGCATCCTGGTCACCGCGGGTGCGCCGGCCCTGGTGGAGGCCCTGACCGGGCAGCTCGCGCCCGGCGGCGTTCTGGTGGCGCCCGTGGGTGCCGCAAGTGCGCAGCAACTGCTGATGCTGCGCAGGGAAGCGGACGGCACCATCGCGCGTCGCGACCTCGGACCCGTGGTGTTCGTCCCGTTGCTGTCGGGCACCATCGACTGA
- the surE gene encoding 5'/3'-nucleotidase SurE codes for MRVLVSNDDGVDAPGIRILAQGLRDAGHEVLIVAPDRDRSGASNSLTLDMPLRVQQLEDAVWRVYGTPTDCVHVAITGMFEQEPDLVVSGINNTANLGDDVIYSGTVAAAMEGRFLGLPAIAMSLATVNHDGRHYETAARAAVEIVERLKGDPLPADTILNVNVPDRAWNEIAGFEVTRLGNRHRAEPCTKQEDPRGRTWWWIGAAGPEMDAGPGTDFHAVRYGHISITPIHVDLTRYQALEQVSSWVGSLAAELKEPRE; via the coding sequence ATGCGCGTACTGGTCAGCAACGATGACGGCGTCGATGCCCCCGGCATCCGCATCCTGGCGCAGGGGCTGCGCGATGCCGGCCACGAGGTCCTGATCGTCGCCCCCGACCGCGACCGCTCCGGCGCCAGCAATTCGCTGACCCTGGACATGCCGCTGCGCGTGCAGCAGCTGGAGGATGCCGTCTGGCGCGTGTACGGCACTCCCACCGACTGCGTGCACGTGGCCATCACCGGGATGTTCGAGCAGGAACCCGATCTCGTCGTTTCCGGCATCAACAACACCGCCAACCTCGGCGACGACGTGATCTATTCCGGTACCGTGGCCGCGGCGATGGAAGGCCGCTTCCTCGGCCTGCCGGCGATCGCGATGTCGCTGGCGACGGTCAACCACGACGGCCGCCACTACGAGACCGCGGCACGCGCGGCGGTGGAGATCGTCGAGCGCCTGAAGGGCGACCCGCTGCCCGCCGACACCATCCTCAACGTCAACGTGCCCGACCGTGCCTGGAACGAGATCGCCGGCTTCGAGGTCACGCGCCTGGGCAACCGCCATCGCGCCGAGCCCTGCACGAAGCAGGAGGACCCGCGCGGCCGTACCTGGTGGTGGATCGGCGCGGCGGGTCCGGAGATGGACGCCGGCCCCGGCACCGATTTCCACGCGGTGCGCTACGGGCACATCTCGATCACCCCGATCCATGTCGACCTCACGCGCTACCAGGCGCTCGAGCAGGTGTCGAGCTGGGTCGGCAGTCTCGCGGCGGAACTGAAGGAGCCGCGGGAGTGA
- a CDS encoding Smr/MutS family protein, with translation MTKHRPPPDEDDAALFRDAIGPVRELPQVEAPPARPRPRPGTRMAELDEAEAKGEFLRLIGTAPVESGDTLRHRRDDVPAHVLKRLSQGRYAAQDELDLHHATAAGAEVLLRRFLLDARDAGAHCVRVIHGKGLGSDGVPVLKNLVDRHLRQRGDVLAFHSAPAAQGGTGAVLVLLRPRGA, from the coding sequence ATGACCAAGCACCGCCCACCGCCGGACGAGGACGATGCGGCGCTGTTCCGCGACGCGATCGGCCCGGTGCGCGAACTGCCGCAGGTGGAGGCGCCGCCCGCGCGCCCCAGGCCGCGGCCCGGCACGCGCATGGCCGAACTGGACGAGGCCGAGGCGAAGGGCGAGTTCCTGCGCCTGATCGGCACCGCGCCGGTGGAATCCGGCGACACCCTGCGCCATCGCCGAGACGACGTGCCCGCGCACGTGCTCAAGCGCCTGTCGCAGGGCCGCTACGCGGCGCAGGACGAACTGGACCTGCACCACGCCACCGCCGCCGGCGCCGAGGTGCTGCTGCGGCGGTTCTTGCTCGACGCGCGCGACGCCGGCGCGCACTGCGTGCGCGTGATCCACGGCAAGGGGCTGGGTTCGGACGGCGTCCCGGTCCTGAAGAACCTGGTCGACCGGCACCTGCGCCAGCGCGGCGACGTGCTGGCCTTCCACTCCGCACCGGCGGCGCAGGGCGGCACCGGGGCGGTGCTGGTGCTGCTCAGGCCGCGCGGTGCCTGA
- the truD gene encoding tRNA pseudouridine(13) synthase TruD yields the protein MTLPRAHGAPVLVARLRQVPEDFFVEEIDAFEADGAGEHLLLTLEKRGLNTAFVARRVAQWAGVPESAIGHAGLKDRHALTRQRFSVQLPGRADPPLEALAFEDAASGEGLRVLQAVRHGRKLPRGALAGNRFILTLREVQGRREMVETRLQALAGRGVPNYFGEQRFGRDGGNLARALAMFAGRRVRREERSLLLSAARSELFNRVLAQRVGQGNWDAGLEGEIWMLDGSRSVFGPEPFDAGLAARLAGFDIHPTAPLWGKGEPRTQGAARELEASVLGDEPAMRLRAGLEAAGLRQERRATRLRPGQLTWQWPDEATLRLGFSLPPGAYATSVLAELGEMHAAPATDHSPE from the coding sequence GTGACCCTGCCGCGTGCGCATGGGGCGCCGGTCCTGGTGGCACGGTTGCGGCAGGTGCCCGAGGACTTCTTCGTCGAGGAGATCGACGCGTTCGAGGCCGACGGCGCCGGCGAGCACCTGCTGCTGACGCTCGAGAAGCGCGGGCTCAACACCGCGTTCGTCGCGCGGCGCGTCGCACAGTGGGCAGGCGTGCCGGAATCGGCGATCGGCCACGCCGGTCTCAAGGACCGGCATGCACTGACGCGCCAGCGCTTTTCGGTGCAGTTGCCGGGGCGCGCGGATCCGCCGCTCGAGGCGCTGGCGTTCGAGGATGCGGCGAGCGGGGAGGGACTGCGCGTGCTGCAGGCGGTGAGACACGGGCGCAAGCTGCCGCGGGGCGCGCTGGCGGGAAATCGTTTCATCCTGACCCTGCGTGAGGTGCAGGGCCGGCGCGAGATGGTCGAAACGCGCCTGCAGGCGCTCGCCGGGCGCGGCGTGCCCAACTACTTCGGCGAGCAGCGCTTCGGCCGCGACGGCGGCAACCTGGCGCGTGCGCTGGCCATGTTCGCGGGTCGTCGCGTGCGTCGCGAGGAGCGGTCGCTGCTGCTGTCGGCTGCGCGTTCGGAACTGTTCAACCGCGTGCTCGCGCAGCGTGTCGGGCAGGGCAACTGGGATGCTGGCCTGGAAGGCGAGATCTGGATGCTCGATGGCAGTCGCAGCGTGTTCGGCCCCGAACCGTTCGACGCGGGACTGGCGGCGCGTCTGGCGGGCTTCGATATCCACCCGACCGCACCGTTGTGGGGAAAGGGGGAGCCGCGTACGCAGGGAGCGGCGCGTGAACTGGAGGCCTCGGTGCTCGGCGACGAACCGGCGATGCGGCTGCGCGCGGGCCTCGAGGCGGCGGGCCTGCGGCAGGAGCGCCGTGCGACGCGGCTGCGGCCTGGCCAGCTGACCTGGCAGTGGCCGGACGAAGCGACGTTGCGGCTCGGGTTCTCCCTGCCGCCAGGCGCCTACGCGACCAGCGTGCTCGCCGAACTGGGCGAGATGCACGCCGCACCTGCCACCGACCATTCCCCGGAATGA
- the ispF gene encoding 2-C-methyl-D-erythritol 2,4-cyclodiphosphate synthase: MNVRIGQGYDVHAFGEGDHVMLGGIRVPHDRGVLAHSDGDVVLHALCDAMLGALALGDIGAHFPPSDPRWKGAESRTFLRRCDGLLRERGWRVGNADVTVVCEQPKVGPHAPAMRALIAVELGVGVDDISVKATTSERLGFTGRAEGIAALAVCLLVRDGS, from the coding sequence GTGAACGTGCGCATCGGCCAGGGCTACGACGTCCATGCCTTCGGCGAAGGCGACCACGTCATGCTCGGCGGCATCCGCGTGCCGCACGACCGCGGCGTGCTCGCGCACAGCGATGGCGACGTGGTCCTGCACGCCCTGTGCGATGCGATGCTCGGTGCACTCGCGCTTGGCGACATCGGCGCGCATTTCCCGCCGTCGGACCCGCGCTGGAAGGGCGCCGAAAGCCGCACGTTCCTGCGCCGCTGCGACGGCCTGCTGCGCGAGCGCGGCTGGCGCGTGGGCAATGCCGACGTCACCGTGGTCTGCGAGCAGCCGAAGGTGGGCCCGCACGCGCCGGCGATGCGCGCGCTGATCGCCGTCGAGCTCGGGGTCGGCGTCGACGACATCAGCGTCAAGGCCACGACCAGCGAGCGGCTGGGTTTCACCGGTCGCGCCGAAGGCATCGCTGCGCTGGCGGTGTGCCTGCTGGTGCGCGATGGCAGCTGA
- the ispD gene encoding 2-C-methyl-D-erythritol 4-phosphate cytidylyltransferase, with product MTTDESRTGVWAIVPAAGRGTRFGGAHPKQYAQVAGSPLIRHTLEALLSNPGVRGAVVVLAADDPLWPGWDEIAGKALLRCTGGESRADSVLAGLLALPDEVRADDFVLVHDAARPNLRQDDLTALIERGRNDPVGAILAAPVRDTLKRAGNDGGIDRTEPRERLWRALTPQLFRRLQLTRALEAASEAGIAVTDEAMAMERQGMRPLLVEGDEDNFKITTASDLARFEFALSRRQEEIRA from the coding sequence GTGACCACGGATGAGAGCCGGACCGGTGTCTGGGCGATCGTGCCGGCCGCCGGGCGCGGTACGCGCTTCGGTGGCGCGCATCCGAAGCAGTACGCACAGGTCGCAGGCAGTCCGCTGATCCGGCACACGCTCGAGGCGCTGCTGTCGAACCCCGGCGTCCGCGGTGCGGTGGTGGTCTTGGCCGCCGATGATCCGCTCTGGCCCGGATGGGACGAGATCGCCGGAAAGGCGCTGCTGCGCTGCACGGGCGGCGAATCGCGGGCGGACTCGGTGCTGGCCGGCCTTCTCGCGCTGCCCGACGAAGTCCGGGCCGACGATTTCGTGCTGGTGCACGATGCCGCGCGCCCGAACCTGCGACAGGACGACCTGACGGCCTTGATCGAGCGCGGCCGCAACGACCCGGTCGGCGCGATCCTCGCCGCGCCGGTGCGCGACACGCTCAAGCGCGCGGGCAACGACGGCGGCATCGACCGGACCGAGCCGCGCGAACGGCTGTGGCGCGCGCTCACCCCGCAACTGTTCCGGCGCCTGCAGCTGACGCGGGCGCTGGAGGCGGCAAGCGAAGCGGGGATCGCGGTGACCGACGAGGCGATGGCGATGGAGCGCCAGGGCATGAGGCCGCTGCTGGTCGAGGGCGACGAGGACAATTTCAAGATCACGACCGCCAGCGACCTCGCGCGATTCGAGTTCGCGCTGTCGCGGCGCCAGGAGGAGATTCGCGCATGA
- the ftsB gene encoding cell division protein FtsB: MRWLRWMLLALVVLLGWLQYRLWLGNGGTRAVEELDARVVQQRRQNEGLEQRNAALAAEVADLKSGEAAIEERARNELGMIKPGETFYRVVDDERVPPPGMAADEEDAGDAP; the protein is encoded by the coding sequence ATGCGCTGGTTGCGTTGGATGCTGCTGGCGCTGGTGGTGCTGCTGGGATGGCTGCAGTACCGCCTGTGGCTGGGCAACGGCGGCACCCGCGCGGTGGAGGAACTCGACGCCCGGGTCGTGCAGCAGCGTCGCCAGAACGAGGGCCTGGAGCAGCGCAATGCCGCACTGGCGGCCGAAGTCGCCGACCTGAAGTCGGGCGAAGCGGCCATCGAGGAACGTGCGCGCAACGAACTTGGGATGATCAAGCCGGGCGAGACCTTCTACCGCGTGGTCGACGACGAGCGCGTGCCGCCGCCGGGCATGGCGGCGGATGAGGAAGATGCGGGAGACGCGCCGTGA
- the eno gene encoding phosphopyruvate hydratase: MSTIAKIHAREILDSRGNPTLEAEVTLADGSFGRAAVPSGASTGAKEAVELRDGDKTRYLGKGVTKAVGNVNGPIAEALADFDAADQAGLDKRLIDLDGTENKGRLGANALLAVSLANAHAVAASRKLPLWKHLAGDRAPVLPVPMMNIINGGAHADNNVDFQEFMVLPVGAASFSEALRCGTEIFHALKSVLKGHGLSTAVGDEGGFAPDFRSNVEALDTILEAIGRAGYSAGEDVLLGLDLASSEFHDNGKYNLVGENKRLTADQFVDFLADWAAQYPIVTIEDGMAEDDWDGWKALTGRIGKTVQLVGDDLFVTNPKIFRQGIDSGTANAILIKVNQIGTLSETLEAIAMADQAGYAAIVSHRSGETEDTTISDIAVATTATQIKAGSLCRSDRVAKYNQLLRIEEQLGAGAKYAGRDAFVSLKR; the protein is encoded by the coding sequence ATGAGCACGATTGCCAAGATCCACGCCCGCGAAATCCTCGACTCCCGCGGTAACCCCACCCTCGAAGCCGAAGTGACGCTGGCCGATGGATCCTTCGGCCGCGCGGCGGTGCCCTCGGGCGCCTCCACCGGCGCCAAGGAAGCGGTCGAACTGCGCGACGGCGACAAGACCCGCTACCTCGGGAAAGGCGTGACCAAGGCGGTGGGCAACGTCAACGGCCCGATCGCCGAGGCGCTCGCCGACTTCGACGCCGCCGACCAGGCCGGCCTCGACAAGCGCCTGATCGACCTTGACGGCACCGAGAACAAGGGCCGCCTCGGCGCCAACGCGCTGCTGGCGGTGTCGCTGGCCAACGCGCACGCGGTCGCGGCCTCGCGCAAGCTGCCGCTGTGGAAGCACCTGGCAGGCGATCGCGCACCGGTGCTGCCGGTGCCGATGATGAACATCATCAACGGCGGCGCGCACGCCGACAACAACGTCGATTTCCAGGAGTTCATGGTGCTGCCGGTGGGCGCGGCCTCGTTCTCCGAGGCGCTGCGCTGCGGCACCGAGATCTTCCACGCGCTCAAGTCGGTGCTCAAGGGTCACGGCCTGAGCACGGCGGTCGGCGACGAGGGCGGTTTCGCCCCGGATTTCCGCAGCAATGTCGAGGCGCTCGACACCATCCTCGAAGCGATCGGCAGGGCCGGCTACAGCGCCGGCGAGGACGTGCTGCTTGGCCTGGACCTGGCGTCGAGCGAGTTCCACGACAACGGCAAGTACAACCTCGTCGGCGAGAACAAGCGCCTGACCGCCGACCAGTTCGTCGATTTCCTCGCCGACTGGGCCGCGCAGTACCCGATCGTCACCATCGAGGACGGCATGGCCGAGGACGACTGGGACGGCTGGAAGGCCCTGACCGGACGCATCGGCAAGACCGTGCAGCTGGTGGGCGACGACCTGTTCGTCACCAACCCCAAGATCTTCCGCCAGGGCATCGACTCGGGCACCGCCAATGCGATCCTGATCAAGGTCAACCAGATCGGTACGCTCAGCGAGACGCTGGAAGCGATCGCCATGGCCGACCAGGCCGGCTATGCGGCGATCGTCTCGCACCGGTCCGGCGAGACCGAGGACACCACCATCTCCGACATCGCGGTGGCCACCACCGCGACCCAGATCAAGGCCGGTTCGCTGTGCCGCAGCGACCGCGTCGCCAAGTACAACCAGCTGCTGCGCATCGAGGAACAGCTCGGCGCGGGCGCGAAGTACGCCGGTCGCGATGCGTTCGTCTCGCTGAAGCGTTGA
- the kdsA gene encoding 3-deoxy-8-phosphooctulonate synthase gives MKLCGFEVGLDQPFFLIAGPCVVESEQLQLDVAGRLKEITGRLGINFIFKSSFDKANRTSGTSFRGPGMEEGLRVLGEVRRQIGVPVLTDVHEYTPMDEVASVVDVLQTPAFLVRQTDFIRKVCSAGKPVNIKKGQFLAPWDMKPVVEKAKATGNDQIMVCERGASFGYNNLVSDMRSLSVMRDTGCPVVFDATHSVQLPGGQGTSSGGQREFVPVLARAAVAVGVAGVFMETHPDPAKALSDGPNALPLDRMEALLATLLELDRVTKRHGFLESTL, from the coding sequence ATGAAACTGTGCGGTTTCGAGGTCGGCCTCGACCAGCCCTTCTTCCTGATCGCCGGCCCCTGCGTGGTCGAGAGCGAACAGCTGCAGCTCGACGTCGCCGGCAGGCTCAAGGAAATCACCGGCCGGCTCGGCATCAATTTCATCTTCAAGTCGAGCTTCGACAAGGCCAACCGCACCTCGGGGACGAGCTTCCGTGGCCCCGGCATGGAGGAAGGCCTGCGCGTGCTGGGCGAGGTGCGCCGCCAGATCGGCGTGCCGGTACTGACCGACGTGCACGAGTACACGCCGATGGACGAGGTCGCCTCGGTCGTCGACGTGCTGCAGACCCCGGCCTTCCTCGTGCGCCAGACCGATTTCATCCGCAAGGTCTGCAGCGCCGGCAAGCCGGTCAACATCAAGAAGGGCCAGTTCCTGGCGCCCTGGGACATGAAGCCGGTGGTCGAGAAGGCGAAGGCGACCGGCAACGACCAGATCATGGTCTGCGAGCGCGGCGCCAGCTTCGGCTACAACAACCTCGTCTCCGACATGCGCTCGCTGAGCGTGATGCGCGACACGGGCTGCCCGGTGGTGTTCGACGCCACCCACTCGGTGCAGCTGCCGGGCGGGCAGGGCACCTCCAGCGGCGGCCAGCGCGAGTTCGTGCCGGTCCTGGCACGCGCGGCGGTGGCCGTGGGCGTGGCTGGCGTGTTCATGGAGACGCATCCCGATCCGGCCAAGGCGCTCAGCGACGGCCCCAACGCCTTGCCGCTCGATCGCATGGAAGCGCTGCTGGCGACCCTGCTCGAGCTCGACCGCGTGACCAAGCGGCACGGCTTTCTCGAATCCACCCTCTGA
- a CDS encoding CTP synthase, which yields MTSPSPVTPLVFVTGGVVSSLGKGIAAASLAAILEARGLRVTMMKLDPYINVDPGTMSPFQHGEVYVTDDGAETDLDLGHYERFINVRLSGRNSITTGKIYEAVIRKERRGDYLGATVQVIPHITDEIKRCIDAATQGFDVALVEIGGTVGDIESLPFLEAIRQIRTDRGADKAMFMHLTLVPYIAAAGELKTKPTQHSVKELRSIGIQPDVLLCRSEQPLPDGERRKIASFTNVPEKAVISAVDLDNIHKIPMWLHAQGLDEIVVDRLRLGDRAALSADLSEWLAVVDAVEHPIDEVTIAVVGKYVDHKDAYKSVGEALKHGGIRQRTRINLKWIESQDIEREGAEAALGRVDGILVPGGFGDRGFEGKVLVAQHARERGIPYFGICYGMQAAVVDVARHLAGLEGANSTENDRQTPHPVIGLITEWRTQTGEIEKRDEKSDLGGTMRLGLQEQRLKPGTKARELYGKDVVGERHRHRYEFNNRYRTQLEDAGLVISAKSMDDLLVEMIELPDHPWFIACQAHPEFLSTPRGGHPLFIGFIRAAREAKANDGVAGGKLLKEASA from the coding sequence ATGACCTCCCCCAGTCCCGTCACTCCGCTCGTCTTCGTCACCGGCGGCGTGGTGTCCTCGCTCGGCAAGGGCATCGCGGCCGCGTCGCTGGCCGCGATCCTCGAGGCCCGTGGCCTGCGGGTGACGATGATGAAGCTGGACCCCTACATCAACGTCGATCCGGGCACCATGAGCCCGTTCCAGCACGGCGAGGTCTACGTCACCGACGACGGCGCCGAGACCGACCTCGACCTCGGCCACTACGAGCGCTTCATCAACGTCCGCCTGTCGGGCCGGAACTCGATCACCACCGGCAAGATCTACGAGGCGGTGATCCGCAAGGAGCGCCGTGGCGACTACCTCGGCGCGACCGTGCAGGTGATCCCGCACATCACCGACGAGATCAAGCGCTGCATCGATGCCGCCACCCAGGGCTTCGACGTGGCGCTGGTGGAGATCGGCGGCACCGTGGGCGACATCGAATCGCTCCCGTTCTTGGAGGCGATCCGCCAGATCCGCACCGACCGCGGCGCCGACAAGGCGATGTTCATGCACCTGACCCTGGTGCCTTACATCGCCGCCGCCGGCGAGCTCAAGACCAAGCCCACCCAGCACTCGGTCAAGGAACTGCGCTCGATCGGCATCCAGCCCGACGTGCTGCTGTGCCGCAGCGAGCAGCCGCTGCCCGACGGCGAACGGCGCAAGATCGCCTCGTTCACCAACGTTCCGGAGAAGGCGGTGATCTCGGCGGTGGACCTGGACAACATCCACAAGATCCCGATGTGGCTGCATGCGCAGGGGCTGGACGAGATCGTGGTCGACCGCCTGCGACTGGGCGACAGGGCCGCGCTGTCGGCAGACCTGTCCGAATGGCTCGCGGTGGTGGACGCGGTCGAGCACCCGATCGACGAGGTCACGATCGCGGTGGTGGGCAAGTACGTCGACCACAAGGACGCGTACAAGTCGGTCGGCGAGGCCCTCAAGCACGGCGGCATCCGGCAGCGCACGCGCATCAACCTGAAGTGGATCGAATCGCAGGACATCGAGCGCGAGGGCGCGGAGGCTGCGCTGGGCCGGGTCGACGGAATCCTGGTGCCGGGCGGCTTCGGCGATCGCGGCTTCGAGGGCAAGGTGCTGGTGGCGCAGCATGCGCGCGAGCGCGGGATCCCGTACTTCGGCATCTGCTACGGCATGCAGGCGGCGGTGGTCGACGTGGCCCGCCACCTCGCCGGCCTGGAAGGCGCCAACAGCACCGAGAACGACCGCCAGACCCCGCATCCGGTGATCGGCCTGATCACCGAGTGGCGCACGCAGACGGGCGAGATCGAGAAGCGCGACGAGAAGTCCGACCTCGGCGGCACCATGCGCCTGGGCCTGCAGGAACAGCGGCTCAAGCCGGGCACGAAGGCGCGCGAGCTGTACGGCAAGGACGTCGTCGGCGAACGCCACCGCCATCGCTACGAATTCAACAACCGCTACCGCACCCAGCTCGAGGACGCGGGCCTGGTGATCAGCGCCAAGTCGATGGACGACCTGCTGGTGGAGATGATCGAGCTGCCGGACCACCCCTGGTTCATCGCCTGCCAGGCGCATCCGGAGTTCCTGTCCACGCCGCGCGGCGGGCATCCGCTGTTCATCGGCTTCATCCGTGCCGCGCGCGAGGCCAAGGCGAACGACGGTGTGGCCGGCGGGAAGCTGCTCAAGGAGGCGAGCGCGTGA